GCGCAACACGCTGAACGCGGCGCGCTGGCTGTCGGCTTCAATATGCCCGGACTCAAGTTTGCCGGTGGCATCAGCCGCTTCGAAACGGTAGCGATTCATCAGGCGTCCCGTGTCACACGCAAGATTTCTTCCGGCGCCGTGGCCCCTGCGCGCACCCAACGCTCACCGTCCTCGCGCAGGCTGAACATGCCCGCTTCGCGAGCCGCTGCGCGCAGGGCCTGCTCACCTGCACCCTGGTGGATCAACGCGCGAATCTCATCGTCGATACAGAACAATTCATGGATTCCGGTGCGGCCGCTGTAGCCGGTGTGGTTACAGGCTGCGCAGCCAAGCGGACGCCACGTGCCAGGGCTGGCCGGGTCTTCCTGCTTGCAGTGGCTGCACAGGCGCCGTACCAGCCGTTGCGCCAGTACGCCGAGCATCGAAGACGCCAACAGGAATGGCTCCACGCCCATGTCGATCAAGCGGTTGACCGCCGATACCGCGTCATTGGTGTGCAGGGTAGCCAGTACCAGGTGCCCGGTGAGCGAAGCCTGCACCGCGATCTGCGCGGTTTCAAGATCGCGTATTTCGCCGATCATGATGATGTCCGGGTCTTGGCGCAGGATCGCCCGCAGGGCCAGGGCGAAGGTCATGTCGATCTTGGCGTTGACCTGGATCTGGCTGATGCCCGGCAGGTCGTATTCCACCGGGTCTTCAACGGTGAGGATATTGCTGGTGCTGGCGTCCAGCCGTGCGAGGGCGGCATAGAGGCTGGTGGTCTTGCCGCTGCCGGTTGGGCCGGTGACCAGCACAATGCCGTGGGGCTGGCGGATCAGTTCGTCCAGCTTGGCCAGCACCAACGCATCCATCCCCAGGGTTTCGAGTTGCAGGCGCCCGGCCTGTTTGTCGAGCAAGCGCATCACCACCCGTTCGCCGTGGCCGGTGGGCACCGTGGAGACGCGGATGTCGATCGGCCGCCCCGCCACGCGCAACGCAATGCGGCCGTCCTGGGGCAGGCGTTTTTCCGCGATGTCCAGTTGCGCCATGATCTTGATCCGCGACACCAGCGCCGCGTGCAGGGCCTTGCGCGGCGAGACCACGTCACGCAGGGTGCCATCGACCCGGTAGCGCACCACAGAATGGCTTTCATACGGTTCGATATGAATATCGCTGGCCTCGTCACGCGCCGCCTGGGTGAGCAGCGCGTTGATCATGCGGATCACCGGCGCGCCGTCCTGAGTATCGAGCAGGTCGGTGATTTCCGGGATGTCCTGCATCAAGCGGTCAAGGTCGACTTCGTTTTCCGCCGCGCCCACCACAGCCGCCGCGCTGCCGGTATCGGCATAAGCGGCGGCGAGCAAGCCGTCAAGTTCCTCGTCGCGTACCTGCTCAAGCCGCGCCGGGCCAAACTGGCGGCGCGCTTCGCTGATCGCCCAGCCGGGCGTCGACGGGCACACTGTCAGCACTGCGCCCTCCTCGCTGCTGCGCAGCAGGATACGCTGCGCCTTGGCCCAGGCGTAAGGCAACGTACTCATTGAAGCGGCACTGCGCGAATCGTCGCACGGGGTTGCCCGCTGGCCGGCAACGCTGGCACCCCCACGGCCGCTGCCGGGACTTGTGGCGCCTGCATGTCCGGCATCGCCCAACTGCGCTCCGGTTGCAGCGCGCCCTGGGCGCGGCGTATGAAGTCGTAGCGGTTGAGGGTAATCTCCCGCCCAGCAGCGCTGTCCCGGATGATATAGGGCCGCAGGAACACCATCAGGTTGGTCTTGGTGGTGGTGCGGCGCTCGTTGCGAAACAGCGCACCCAGCCCAGGAATACTTGAGAGCCACGGCACCGCCTCGTTGCTCTGGCTGTAACCGTCCTGCAGCAGGCCGCCGAGCACCATGATCTGCCCGTCATCGAGCAGGATGCTGGTGTCGATCGCACGCTTGTTGGTGACTACGCCCGCCGACGTCGCGCTGCTGGAGGCGCGCTCATCGATGCTGCTGACTTCCTGGTAGATGTCGAGCTTGACCGTACCGCCTTCGGAGATCTGCGGCCGAACATTGAGTTTGAGCCCCACCTCTTCACGCGTCACCGTCTGGAACGGGTTGTTGCTGGTGCCACCGCCACCGGTCACGTAGCTGCCGCTGACAAACGGAATGGTCTGGCCGACAAAAATGCTCGCGGCTTCGTTGTCCAGGGTCAGCAGGTTCGGCGTTGACAGCACGTTGCTGCCGCCCTTGCTCTTGAGCGCACGGGCCAGCACCTTGAGGTCCATGACATTGCCGATACCGGGGATGTTCACCGTGCCGCTGAGGTAGCCCACGCTCAGCCCGCCTGGGAGCGCGTCGATACTGCTCAGGCCGCCGGTCTTCAACCCGCTGCCGCCCAGATTGGCGCCGCCGATCACGCCCTTGCCCGCCAGGTCACCGCTTTGCCATTGCACGCCAAACTCGTTGGCATCGTCCTCGCCGACCTCAACGATCAGGCTCTCGATCACCACCTGTGCACGGCGCTGATCGAGCATATCGATGACTTCCCGCAGGTTGCGGTACAGCGGCTCGGGTGCAGAAATCAGCAAGGTATTCGTGGTGGCGTCCGCCTGGATCGTTACGCCCCCGGCGCTGAAAGCGACACTTTTGTCCGCCGTCTGCGCATCGGCCTGGCTGCTCGAATTGCCGCTGCCCTGCCCGTAGTCCGTGCTGGCGCCGGTGCTTGACGGCTGGCTGGTACTGCTTTGACCGCTCTGCCCGCCACTGGTGTTGCCGCCCATCGCGCTCAACACCGAACGCCCGGTATCACCCGTGCCGCTGTCGCTTTCACCGGTGAGCAAACCGCGCAGCGCCTGAGCCAGCTTGGCCGCCTGGGCGTTGCGCAGGTACACCACGTGCAGGTTGCTCGGATTGCTCTGGGCGTTGTCGAGTTTGTACACCAGGTTGCGCGCAAGTTCAGTGCGCTCGGGGCTGCCGGTACGGATGATGATCGCGTTGGAGCGCGGGTCGCCTACCACCGAAATCTTCTGGGTTGCGTCGCTGCCCGGCTGTTCCAGCAACTGCGAGACCATTCCCGCGATATCCACCGCAATGCCGTTCTGGACCTGCACCACGTCGGTGTCGATGGCACTCGGCGTGTCGATACTGTCGATCAGTTGCGCCACACGCGCCAGGTTGTCGGCGTAGTCGGTAATGACCAGGGTGTTGTTGCCGGGGTAAGCGTTGATCGGGTTGTTCGGCGAGACAATCGGGCGCAGTACCGGGATCAGGTTCACCGCGTTTTCATAGTGCAGGCGAAACGTGCGCGTGAGCATGCCATTCGCAGCCGGCCGGTCGGCACTGTAGATCGGCCCGCCGAGCAACTTGGCATCGGCCTCCGGCACCACATGCGCCACGCCACCCACGTCGACCACGCTGAACCCCTGCATGCGCAGCGCTGCCAGTAACATGTCGTAGGCCTGGTGCGCCGGTACTTCGCCTTCGGACACCAGGGTCAGGTTGCCAGTCACGCGTGGGTCGACCAGAAACTGTCGGCGAGTGGCGCGGGACAACCCGCGCACCACGGCTTGAATGTCGGCATCGACGAAATTCAGGCTCACCGGTTGGCTGCCCAACGGTGTGCTCAGCCCTGCACTGGCAGCACTTGCGCCGCCCCTGCGTACTGGGTTGACGAGGGTGTGCTGTGGCCGCGCTTGCCGCGCGATCTGCGTCTGGGTGCGTTGGCGCTCCAGCAATACATCGCCGCTGCGCGGGGGACTGGCCAGGGGTTGGCCGAGTTCACTGTCGACCAACAGCGGTGGCGGGTTGGGCGTCGTTTGTGTGCTGCACGCGCCGAGTGCCAATAACAGGAACGGCACGGCATTGCGTGCATAGTTGGAACCTGACCACTTCATGAAGCTTCCTTAGCGCCAAGCGCCTGATCCATGCGGACGGTTCCCGACAGAGTGCCTGCCGTATCATCGGCCTTGGCGTCGTTTGCACGCTGCAAACGAGCCTCGACCACTTCCAGAGAAAACTGCCTTGGGTTGCTCACCAACCAGCCGATGACTGCATCGGCCGGCGCGGCGTCGAACGTCAGCTGCCAGCCGTTATCCAGTGGCTTCAGTTGGTAACGTGCGGCCAGCCCGTGCGTATCCAGGCTCTGGCGCAAGGCCGGTTCAAGCGGCTGGCCGGCGTGCGGTATCGGCACCTCGCGCAGCAAGCGTTCAAGTGCCTGGGTTTGCGCGCGAAGCTTTGGGGTTTCAGCCTGCCAGTAGTCGATTTTTTTCAGCGGCGGCTGGATCAGCACCAGCCAGCTCAACAGCCCGCCGAGCAGCAGTGCGGTGCCCGCGACCAGGCGTTTCTCACGCAATGACAGGCCGCGCCAGAACACCCGTGCACGCGCGTTGAAATACTGCCATTGGCCACGCCAGAGAATCAGGGACTGCTTATTCATCATCGACTACAACACTGGAACCAGGTTCGCGGGATTCGGTCTCGGCCAGACGCAGGCGCCAGCCGGTCGGGGTGGCGTCTGCGGCGAGGCCGGTCTGGGCCAGCGCGGCTTGCCAGGCATTATCGGCGCTGTTTCGAGGTACATCGGCGGGCAAGCTCAATTGCAACTCACCGTTCTCAAATATCAGGCCCTGCACGCTGCCCACCATAGACGGCATCGCATTGGCAGCGTGCAGTACCAGGCTGGCAAAACGCTGGGACGCATCGGTGCTGACCGGGTGCTGCCGGGCGCTTACTTGCTGACGCGCTTGCTGCAGTGGATTGAGGATCACCGGCAACTCGGGAAAGGCCTGCTTGACTCGCTGGCTCATCTGCAGCTTGAGTTGCTGGCCTTCACTGGCCTGGCGCGCAGCGTAAAGGTTCAGGCCCAGCAGCCACACGCCAATCGCCAATGCACAACAGGCCAGCGCCCCGCCCCAACCGGCAGGCGGCCCCGACGCCTTGCCGACACCGCCGTGCAATCCCCACGCAGGCAAAGAAGCAGACCAGCGCTGCTGCGCAGGGTGTAGCTCATGCACTGCGGCGGGGGCGTCGTCACCGAACCAGGCCAAGCGGCTGCCGCTGGCTGCCAGCGCGTCCAGGTTCGCCTGAACCTGCGGTTCGACCGCGCCTTGATCTGGGCCGTGGCGCAGCAGCAAATACCCCTCCAGCACACAGGCATTGATGTGCCCGGCAGCCGGCACCGGCAGGCCATAAGGCGCGGGGTAGAGACCCCGCAACTTTAACCGGTGCTGGCTCAACATCTCACCCAAACGCTGCAGCACTACCGTCGGCAACCAACTGAGAAACACCCGTCCATCGGCATCGCGGGGGCTGTGAGTGACATGCATCTGTTCGCTGCGGCCGAGGATCAGCGCCTGCGCGGCACACCTCACCGCCGCCTGGATTTTCGCAGCCGACAGCGGCGGCAATTGCAAATGCGTGAGGACGCTGTCCGCGGGATGAAGAAAGCACTCCACGGCCTGCGGTTGAGCCGCCTGCCCCAGAATCGCCAGCGTGCTGACGCCGGTGTGGCTGACGCGACCGGTACGGTCCAGGTGTGCGAACGCAAGTTCGGTGTCCGGCGTGAGGCTGTCCAGCGGCGGCAAGGCAATGCGCAGACTCATACCCCCAACCTCGACCAGATTACCCGGGGCATGTCGCTCTCCGAGCGATACAGCAAGGCGTCCAAGCTGACCCGGCGCTTGTCGCGGCGGGCCTGGCCGTGGAGCAGAAACCACTCGCTGGTGATGCCAACGTCAAGATCGTCGACGCTCAATTGTGGCGCACGCAGGCGATTGAGAAAGTCGCCACGGTTGATAAACCACTGGCCCCGATCACGCTCTGCGACCAACACCTGCGCCTGGGTCAGCGATAACCCTGGCACCACCGCGGCCAATACCTCGGCGCTGGCGGTATTGCTGTTGACCCAGGTACTGACCGGGATAACGCTGACGTAGGGTGCCAGGCGCGCCAGCACGCGCTCATTCACACCCTGGATACCGCGCAGGTCGTCGAGGCTGCGCAGCATCGGCCGGGTTGCAGGAACGGGGTTGGCGTTGGCGTCTGGCGACGTCACCCGGCCGCTGTTAAACCGGTTTTGCCCTGGGTTTTGCGCGGGTTCTTGTTGCGGATAAGCGGCAATGACGCGCTGACTGATGCGTTGCGCGACGCCG
The genomic region above belongs to Pseudomonas sp. S35 and contains:
- the gspM gene encoding type II secretion system protein GspM, whose amino-acid sequence is MNKQSLILWRGQWQYFNARARVFWRGLSLREKRLVAGTALLLGGLLSWLVLIQPPLKKIDYWQAETPKLRAQTQALERLLREVPIPHAGQPLEPALRQSLDTHGLAARYQLKPLDNGWQLTFDAAPADAVIGWLVSNPRQFSLEVVEARLQRANDAKADDTAGTLSGTVRMDQALGAKEAS
- the gspL gene encoding type II secretion system protein GspL: MSLRIALPPLDSLTPDTELAFAHLDRTGRVSHTGVSTLAILGQAAQPQAVECFLHPADSVLTHLQLPPLSAAKIQAAVRCAAQALILGRSEQMHVTHSPRDADGRVFLSWLPTVVLQRLGEMLSQHRLKLRGLYPAPYGLPVPAAGHINACVLEGYLLLRHGPDQGAVEPQVQANLDALAASGSRLAWFGDDAPAAVHELHPAQQRWSASLPAWGLHGGVGKASGPPAGWGGALACCALAIGVWLLGLNLYAARQASEGQQLKLQMSQRVKQAFPELPVILNPLQQARQQVSARQHPVSTDASQRFASLVLHAANAMPSMVGSVQGLIFENGELQLSLPADVPRNSADNAWQAALAQTGLAADATPTGWRLRLAETESREPGSSVVVDDE
- the gspK gene encoding type II secretion system minor pseudopilin GspK — protein: MKYASLNVAKQRGMAIISALLIAALVAVIAAGMLTRQSVFTRSLEAEQSRLQGSAVLLGGLELSRQILWDARRKEAPTRLDQPWAQPIKDGSPSASFEGRLEDLQGKFNLRNLIAGERVNARQLRSFEQLCAMLGIDAGVAQRISQRVIAAYPQQEPAQNPGQNRFNSGRVTSPDANANPVPATRPMLRSLDDLRGIQGVNERVLARLAPYVSVIPVSTWVNSNTASAEVLAAVVPGLSLTQAQVLVAERDRGQWFINRGDFLNRLRAPQLSVDDLDVGITSEWFLLHGQARRDKRRVSLDALLYRSESDMPRVIWSRLGV
- the gspD gene encoding type II secretion system secretin GspD — translated: MKWSGSNYARNAVPFLLLALGACSTQTTPNPPPLLVDSELGQPLASPPRSGDVLLERQRTQTQIARQARPQHTLVNPVRRGGASAASAGLSTPLGSQPVSLNFVDADIQAVVRGLSRATRRQFLVDPRVTGNLTLVSEGEVPAHQAYDMLLAALRMQGFSVVDVGGVAHVVPEADAKLLGGPIYSADRPAANGMLTRTFRLHYENAVNLIPVLRPIVSPNNPINAYPGNNTLVITDYADNLARVAQLIDSIDTPSAIDTDVVQVQNGIAVDIAGMVSQLLEQPGSDATQKISVVGDPRSNAIIIRTGSPERTELARNLVYKLDNAQSNPSNLHVVYLRNAQAAKLAQALRGLLTGESDSGTGDTGRSVLSAMGGNTSGGQSGQSSTSQPSSTGASTDYGQGSGNSSSQADAQTADKSVAFSAGGVTIQADATTNTLLISAPEPLYRNLREVIDMLDQRRAQVVIESLIVEVGEDDANEFGVQWQSGDLAGKGVIGGANLGGSGLKTGGLSSIDALPGGLSVGYLSGTVNIPGIGNVMDLKVLARALKSKGGSNVLSTPNLLTLDNEAASIFVGQTIPFVSGSYVTGGGGTSNNPFQTVTREEVGLKLNVRPQISEGGTVKLDIYQEVSSIDERASSSATSAGVVTNKRAIDTSILLDDGQIMVLGGLLQDGYSQSNEAVPWLSSIPGLGALFRNERRTTTKTNLMVFLRPYIIRDSAAGREITLNRYDFIRRAQGALQPERSWAMPDMQAPQVPAAAVGVPALPASGQPRATIRAVPLQ
- the gspE gene encoding type II secretion system ATPase GspE, producing MSTLPYAWAKAQRILLRSSEEGAVLTVCPSTPGWAISEARRQFGPARLEQVRDEELDGLLAAAYADTGSAAAVVGAAENEVDLDRLMQDIPEITDLLDTQDGAPVIRMINALLTQAARDEASDIHIEPYESHSVVRYRVDGTLRDVVSPRKALHAALVSRIKIMAQLDIAEKRLPQDGRIALRVAGRPIDIRVSTVPTGHGERVVMRLLDKQAGRLQLETLGMDALVLAKLDELIRQPHGIVLVTGPTGSGKTTSLYAALARLDASTSNILTVEDPVEYDLPGISQIQVNAKIDMTFALALRAILRQDPDIIMIGEIRDLETAQIAVQASLTGHLVLATLHTNDAVSAVNRLIDMGVEPFLLASSMLGVLAQRLVRRLCSHCKQEDPASPGTWRPLGCAACNHTGYSGRTGIHELFCIDDEIRALIHQGAGEQALRAAAREAGMFSLREDGERWVRAGATAPEEILRVTRDA